Proteins from a genomic interval of Macrobrachium nipponense isolate FS-2020 chromosome 28, ASM1510439v2, whole genome shotgun sequence:
- the LOC135201649 gene encoding uncharacterized protein LOC135201649 has translation MREYETGDGDGGKKIELENPKGTAWWVGVLRDAWEQMTVEPLMLLHTIAHSSSEAVEENLYIDKSCLVTLQKPVEICANLSSYKDDQAEVQRLSSKLVGAATFTENSLSFLLLFYLGPLSDRYGRKGFLVWSLLMEVLKYGTLLLCSVFMSLPAELALVGPFFSSLGMGMGGLQMLFFISVCDVTTSANRTVRLGILKIIMHIGLPVGVLYGGMVGNADPWSN, from the exons ATGAGGGAATACGAAACTGGCGATGGTGACGGCGGAAAGAAAATAGAGTTGGAAAATCCCAAAGGAACCGCCTGGTGGGTGGGCGTCCTCAGGGATGCCTGGGAGCAGATGACAGTGGAACCCCTGATGCTGCTACACACAATCGCCCACTCCAGTTCAGAG GCAGTTGAGGAAAACTTATACATAGACAAGAGCTGTTTGGTTACGCTTCAAAAGCCTGTGGAGATCTGTGCCAACCTTTCAAGTTATAAAGATGACCAAGCGGAG GTTCAGAGGCTTTCTTCAAAGCTCGTCGGAGCCGCTACATTCACTGAAAATTCCCTGTCGTTTCTCTTACTCTTTTATTTGGGTCCCCTGTCAGACAG GTATGGACGTAAAGGATTCCTCGTATGGTCTTTGCTGATGGAAGTTCTGAAGTACGGGACACTGCTGCTGTGCTCAGTGTTCATGTCCCTCCCAGCAGAGCTTGCCCTC GTGGGACCGTTCTTTTCGTCCTTGGGTATGGGCATGGGAGGTCTTCAAATGTTATTCTTTATTAGCGTGTGTGATGTCACTACTTCTGCTAATCGAACCGTCAGATTAGGCATCCTCAAGATAATCATGCATATAGGATTGCCTGTAGGAGTGCTGTATGGAGGAATGGTAGGTAATGCAGATCCTtggtcaaattga